The following proteins come from a genomic window of Zonotrichia leucophrys gambelii isolate GWCS_2022_RI chromosome 4, RI_Zleu_2.0, whole genome shotgun sequence:
- the BTC gene encoding probetacellulin isoform X2 — protein MSPLRDGGDPEPRGSSRRCCQGLALFSCVGADTNVTAGHGTEGLSCGTAKACTGNGTQPRRQGHFSRCPEEYQHYCVKGRCRFLVAEQAPACVCERGYTGARCERVDLFYLRGDQGQIVIISLIVAIAALIILVVGICLCSHHCRRQRRKRKAEEMETLNKDGPSTSEDVRETGIA, from the exons ATGTCCCCGCTGCGGGACGGGGGGGACCCGGAGCCTCGGGGCAGCTCCCGCCGCTGTTGCCAAG GCTTGGCACTCTTCAGCTGCGTGGGCGCCGATACCAACGTGACGGCCGGGCACGGCACGGAGGGGCTCAGCTGCGGCACAGCCAAGGCATGCACAG GGAACGGCACGCAGCCGCGGCGGCAGGGCCACTTCTCGCGGTGCCCCGAGGAGTACCAGCACTACTGTGTCAAGGGCAGGTGCCGCTTCCTCGTGGCCGAGCAGGCCCCCGCTTGTGT GTGCGAGCGGGGCTACACCGGGGCTCGCTGCGAGAGGGTGGATCTGTTCTACCTGCGAGGGGACCAGGGACAGATCGTCATCATCTCCCTGATCGTCGCCATCGCCGCCCTCATCATCCTCGTTGTTGGCATCTGCCTCTGCAGCCA CCACTGTCGGAGGCAGCGTAGGAAGAGGAAGGCAGAAGAGATGGAAACGCTAAACAAGGACGGACCTTCCACAAGTGAAGATGTGCGGGAAACGGGCATCGCGTGA
- the GC gene encoding vitamin D-binding protein isoform X1 produces the protein MGLQSRDRNPAVAGMKPEVQPGAELPRITTLALHSSTSGFGVLTSQKKCVSFLRIRQYPKHTGLSTHGVHGALFLHLSPVFIIRHRSQGLRATHPSLSKLMIQTVWISEALPARPQGAGQGCLPSGVNHSPSCCPCLHKNPGMGLPVPLPGRRRRASSSMRAALALLPLLAAAQALHRGKAYVREKVCQEYKILGKENFRTLTIIDTSRKYSNGTLQEIGHLVREIVSLAETCCADGADPSCYDAGATALSEKSCAADSPFPAHPGAARCCGQQGLERKLCLAALRHPPRPLPRFLQPSDSELCRAFRLEPREFADRFLYEYASSYSQAPLPVLLASTTTFLSMVSTCCISSAPTACFLKEKRERKTLSLLTLMSNRICSRFSAYGKDKASFSSLTSLAQKIPNASFEELLPLAEDAAEVACQCCDSMAEDCMQKKLLEHTARVCSALSARDERLASCCQGKNLMENHFCILAMPPAPAARLPELPEPTNKELCAKEGALHATRFLFEVARRYPSLPEAVLAKLYDTSGKFREECCSSKDPSACWDSKRQRIAAELFPFLAKAEQLCGQFHKLPFLEFKKRLRDSLAQSEPSSAPLEQLLEQRASFASSCCLPDAPPLLCASKVTSELGELCQGDSCLLA, from the exons atggggctgcaaaGCAGAGACCGCAACCCAGCAGTGGCAGGAATGAAACCTGAGgtgcagcctggagctgagcttCCAAGGATAACAACCTTggcattgcacagcagcaccagcggGTTTGGGGTACTGACATCCCAAAAAAAGTGTGTGTCCTTCCTGAGGATCAGACAGTATCCTAAGCACACAGGGCTTTCCACTCACGGGGTGCACGGAGCGCTTTTCCTCCACTTGTCACCCGTGTTCATCATCCGTCACAGATCCCAAGGTCTCAGGGCCACCCATCCCTCTTTGTCCAAGTTAATGATTCAAACCGTCTGGATCTCTGAGGCCCTGCCAGCCAGGCCCCAGGGGGCAGGCCAAGGATGCTTGCCCTCTGGGGTTAATCattctcccagctgctgcccctgcctccATAAAAACCCCGGGATGGGACTCCCGGTACCGCTTCccggcaggaggaggagagccagctccagcatgagggcagccctggccctgctgccgcTCTTGGCCGCTGCACAAGCCTTACACCGAG GGAAAGCTTATGTCCGGGAGAAGGTCTGCCAGGAGTACAAGATCCTGGGCAAGGAGAACTTCAGAACCCT AACCATCATTGACACCAGCCGGAAATATTCCAACGGCACCTTGCAGGAGATCGGCCACCTCGTGCGGGAAATCGTCTCCCTGGCCGAGACCTGCTGCGCCGACGGGGCCGACCCCTCCTGCTACGACGCCGGG GCCACGGCGCTGTCGGAGAAGTCCTGCGCGGCCGACTCGCCCTTCCCGGCGCACCCCGGCGCTGCGCGCTGCTGCggccagcaggggctggagcgCAAGCTGTGCCTGGCCGCGCTGCGCCACCCGCCCCGGCCCCTGCCCCGCTTCCTGCAGCCCTCCGACAGCGAGCTCTGCCGCGCCTTCCGCCTGGAGCCCCGGGAATTCGCCGACAG GTTTCTCTATGAGTACGCCAGCAGCTACAGCCAGGctcccctgcctgtgctcctggcCTCCACCACCACCTTCCTCTCCATGGTCTCCACCTGCTGCATCTCCTCCGCACCCACTGCCTGCTTCCTGAAGGAG AAACGGGAGAGGAAAACCCTCTCCCTACTCACCCTGATGTCAAACCGGATCTGCTCCCGCTTCTCGGCCTACGGCAAGGACAAAGCCAGCTTCAG CTCCCTGACCTCTCTGGCCCAGAAGATTCCCAATGCCTCCTtcgaggagctgctgcccctggccGAGGACGCTGCCGAGGTGGCTTGCCAGTGCTGCGACTCCATGGCCGAGGACTGCATGCAGAAGAAG ctcttggaGCACACGGCCAGAGTCTGCTCGGCGCTGTCGGCGCGGGATGAGCGCCTcgcctcctgctgccaggggaaaAACCTGATGGAAAACCACTTCTGCATCCTGGCcatgcccccagccccagctgccaggctgccagAGCTACCAGAGCCCACCAACAAGGAGCTGTGTGCCAAGGAAGGAGCTCTCCATGCCACCAG GTTCCTGTTCGAGGTGGCCCGGAGGTATCCCAGCCTCCCCGAGGCCGTCCTCGCCAAGCTCTACGACACCTCCGGGAAATTCCGCGAGGAATGCTGCTCCTCCAAGGacccctctgcctgctgggacaGCAAG CGCCAGCGGATCGCGGCGGAGCTGTTCCCTTTCCTGGCAAAGGCCGAGCAGCTCTGCGGGCAGTTCCACAAGCTGCCTTTCCTTGAGTTCAAGAAGAG GCTGCGGGACAGTCTGGCCCAGTCCGAGCCCAGCTCGGCGccgctggagcagctcctggagcagcgaGCATCCTTcgcctcctcctgctgcctgccgGACGCTCCGCCGCTCCTCTGCGCTTCCAAG gtcACCtcggagctgggggagctgtgccagggggatTCCTGCCTGCTGGCATAG
- the GC gene encoding vitamin D-binding protein isoform X2, producing the protein MATSTTTRRRRASSSMRAALALLPLLAAAQALHRGKAYVREKVCQEYKILGKENFRTLTIIDTSRKYSNGTLQEIGHLVREIVSLAETCCADGADPSCYDAGATALSEKSCAADSPFPAHPGAARCCGQQGLERKLCLAALRHPPRPLPRFLQPSDSELCRAFRLEPREFADRFLYEYASSYSQAPLPVLLASTTTFLSMVSTCCISSAPTACFLKEKRERKTLSLLTLMSNRICSRFSAYGKDKASFSSLTSLAQKIPNASFEELLPLAEDAAEVACQCCDSMAEDCMQKKLLEHTARVCSALSARDERLASCCQGKNLMENHFCILAMPPAPAARLPELPEPTNKELCAKEGALHATRFLFEVARRYPSLPEAVLAKLYDTSGKFREECCSSKDPSACWDSKRQRIAAELFPFLAKAEQLCGQFHKLPFLEFKKRLRDSLAQSEPSSAPLEQLLEQRASFASSCCLPDAPPLLCASKVTSELGELCQGDSCLLA; encoded by the exons gaggaggagagccagctccagcatgagggcagccctggccctgctgccgcTCTTGGCCGCTGCACAAGCCTTACACCGAG GGAAAGCTTATGTCCGGGAGAAGGTCTGCCAGGAGTACAAGATCCTGGGCAAGGAGAACTTCAGAACCCT AACCATCATTGACACCAGCCGGAAATATTCCAACGGCACCTTGCAGGAGATCGGCCACCTCGTGCGGGAAATCGTCTCCCTGGCCGAGACCTGCTGCGCCGACGGGGCCGACCCCTCCTGCTACGACGCCGGG GCCACGGCGCTGTCGGAGAAGTCCTGCGCGGCCGACTCGCCCTTCCCGGCGCACCCCGGCGCTGCGCGCTGCTGCggccagcaggggctggagcgCAAGCTGTGCCTGGCCGCGCTGCGCCACCCGCCCCGGCCCCTGCCCCGCTTCCTGCAGCCCTCCGACAGCGAGCTCTGCCGCGCCTTCCGCCTGGAGCCCCGGGAATTCGCCGACAG GTTTCTCTATGAGTACGCCAGCAGCTACAGCCAGGctcccctgcctgtgctcctggcCTCCACCACCACCTTCCTCTCCATGGTCTCCACCTGCTGCATCTCCTCCGCACCCACTGCCTGCTTCCTGAAGGAG AAACGGGAGAGGAAAACCCTCTCCCTACTCACCCTGATGTCAAACCGGATCTGCTCCCGCTTCTCGGCCTACGGCAAGGACAAAGCCAGCTTCAG CTCCCTGACCTCTCTGGCCCAGAAGATTCCCAATGCCTCCTtcgaggagctgctgcccctggccGAGGACGCTGCCGAGGTGGCTTGCCAGTGCTGCGACTCCATGGCCGAGGACTGCATGCAGAAGAAG ctcttggaGCACACGGCCAGAGTCTGCTCGGCGCTGTCGGCGCGGGATGAGCGCCTcgcctcctgctgccaggggaaaAACCTGATGGAAAACCACTTCTGCATCCTGGCcatgcccccagccccagctgccaggctgccagAGCTACCAGAGCCCACCAACAAGGAGCTGTGTGCCAAGGAAGGAGCTCTCCATGCCACCAG GTTCCTGTTCGAGGTGGCCCGGAGGTATCCCAGCCTCCCCGAGGCCGTCCTCGCCAAGCTCTACGACACCTCCGGGAAATTCCGCGAGGAATGCTGCTCCTCCAAGGacccctctgcctgctgggacaGCAAG CGCCAGCGGATCGCGGCGGAGCTGTTCCCTTTCCTGGCAAAGGCCGAGCAGCTCTGCGGGCAGTTCCACAAGCTGCCTTTCCTTGAGTTCAAGAAGAG GCTGCGGGACAGTCTGGCCCAGTCCGAGCCCAGCTCGGCGccgctggagcagctcctggagcagcgaGCATCCTTcgcctcctcctgctgcctgccgGACGCTCCGCCGCTCCTCTGCGCTTCCAAG gtcACCtcggagctgggggagctgtgccagggggatTCCTGCCTGCTGGCATAG